tgcccgagcgtgtccgagcgtgcaccagcgcgagccttgcctgaacctcttctgtgaagccttcttccgtacctccgggctccgtacacccgggagagttgagcctgataggaggggccgaatctgaatgtgtgtttacaaacagtgactggaaaatcctccagaccctacctttaaaaaGTGACACTTCCAACGCCGGATTTGGAGTGAATGCATCCTAAAGTTAATCAAGTGTTTGCCCTGATGGATTCACTGTGTCAAGCAAATATTTCATAGATCTACCCgctgattttcaaaataattcaAGCCTGAAAGATATTCATGTAATCTAAAAAAGTATCATTTGCTTTCTGTAGAAGTGGTCGTCAACAAAACAATCAGAAATGTATGTGGttgtaaaacatgcaaaaaaaaaaaatctaaagtgAGTAACGTCACTGGTTGAGTTGAATCTCAAAGGACTGAATCAAAGAAATATAATTTCACTACACAAATTATAAAGTTCAAAATGGTCATTTTCTTCACACATTGATttgacacacacatcacacaaacacatttacttACTAACTAGCTCAGACGTTCCCAAAATCTGTTTCCTGTGCTTTGAGAAATGACATCtaactccagaaatcagatGAGTTTCACCTCCAGGTCACTAAAGCATTGATCTAAGCGGATGGTGCTCTGCAGGGGGTTCATGATTTACCGTTGATGTAGTCCTGCTCCTCAGGGGTCATGACAGAAAGTAGATGTCCTCCACACATGCGACAGTGCTGCTCAGCCGCCTCCCAGCTCTGCCTCTTGGCAAAGTGACGGTAACAAAAGctctgaaacttctcccagccGGGCTCACACACCTCCACGTCTGCAGGACGGAGACAGAAGAGAAACAATATTAAGACTTTATTGACGTATAAATCAGTTGGAAATATTACAGGAAAGATGATGTGTCTATATGTTTATGAGACAGTTGACACTGAACCTGTCTGGCACAAGTCTCCTCCATAACCAGGCAAACAAAGACATTGTGTTGATTCACCGTCGACACAAGTGCCTCCATTCAAACACGGGTTCTCCAGGCAGGAGTCTGCAGCCATGTGAAGACAGTGGTGATTAATAACAGAGgttgtttttaatatgtattcATATTCAGTATCTCAGATATTCAGATAAGAAACTGTCTACAGATAGCCCATAAATTAACCTTTAtaattacttatttcattgaATCTATTTGTCAAGGACCGCTTACAGGTAAAAAACAATCTTATACTTTGTACACGAATCAGAAACTTTTCCAtctgaatcaaaattatattccACACATTGTTTTATTGGACTTGATGGTATGTTTGTTTTAAGAGTATGAGTCCTGCAGCCCATGAACACATTCAGAGGAGAACCTTTTACTGCCTCATGTATATCCATTCTTAATATCGTCTTTTCACATGCAAATGCCCTACATGGAGGGACCAGCAGAGGGAGCTGTTACATCAGGTGTGACCCACTGCTCTCAACTACCATTTCTTCTCCACATTAAGACCCTGGGGTTGTATTCACAAAGCCTCCCAGCTTCCCAGTGACAAAATTCTTAGAAAATTCCTCGAGATATGTTTTACTTTTCTATGAATTTCCCCTTGAAGTTAAGACTAGATTAACTAGATAAACCATTAGGAGCAGGGAGAGGGActtttaagagtttcttaatctgaggagaaactggtggaaagacaaagaggtagcagaaatattctccaaacactggatgacagtgagtaactGAAACACTATAGATTACGCCATGCAGGGTTTATGTTTGTGATCAATCTCATCAGAGACACGCTCACGTCTCCCATCCAACGCAGTAACGATATAATGTCAGAAATAAAGTCATCATAAGACAAAGATATTTGGAAACTGGGAAAATGTGTCAGTGCAGCAGTGgtgacttgagtctgtctcaaccttccatcagcagagtgatcacactaacaatggcAACACTTTCACAGTGTCATATTGTGATACAGTTCATTTCATGTGGGTGTCCTCActttgcaggctcacaaaagggcaaCCAAtgacatctgttaaaagaatgtgtCACATCTAGCAACAGGGTTGACCACGCCTCCTCACTGAGGTCAAAGTTTCTgtccccccagcaggacaatccACCATCCCACACCATAAACACtgttcaggaatggcccaagagAATGGGGCAAAGACCTCAAGGTGTCCACCTGgtctccaaattccccagatcctaaTGTGATCATGCATACGAGGGACGTGCCAGGACAAGTCATAACCCTCAGGAGTGAAACAATTCGTCAGCAACACCCAGCTGCCAGACACTACAGGACACCCCCTGAAGTTGCATGCTGTTTGACAAGTCAGATCCAAGTCCGACCTAAAgaggccccactgtggatcaggggtacctctggggtaccagcacgtcccacagAGGCTTGATTGTGGAAagttgggatctggggaatttggaggccaggttaaCGCCTTGAGCTCTCGGCttttcctgagcagtttttataGTGTGACATGGTGCaatgtcctgctggggggcctaCTGAGGGGGTGTACTTGGCCTGCagcggtgtttgagtgggtggagcgcgtcaggtggcatccacatgaatgccaggatcAAAGTTTCCCTGCAGAGCATTACagtgtaacaagatgatcaatgttattcactccacctgtcagtggttttaatattttggctgATCATTGTGTATattgcatttatatttaaagcaCAGCACTGGAGGGTAGCCTACAACAAAGCCTGTCAGTGCACAGTGTAGAAATATGAAGTatgagacaaataaaaacttaaaactcCACATTTAGCATCAGCATTCATCATTTCATGCTTCTGAAATGAAGACTTGTTGAATTACAAATTTTACTTCGAACATTAGCCAAATCAAATGAAAGTACTTTTTAACAGACTTGGTGATGTGCATTTTTTGCTTTAAGTGAACAAACACTGTAACTTCAAACTAACATGGCATGAGTGATCTTTATGTTGTATTGTCACAGTGACATATATAAAGTACTGAAGGTGCAGCTTTGTGTTCATGACTGGGCTGAGACTTTTATCCTGTACGatataaaaagtatgttatcaaacaaactgaaggtgcatttaaaaaaaggaaagaaagaaaatcattttaatttttagattttttggTTTTTGGTCTTTTAAAGAATgagtaatatttttaaaagaaagactGTTCTTATGTAACACAGTGAGGAGACACCTGCTGTGTGTTATTCTCTGAGAATTAACTCTGAATGAGGACCTAATCTCTCTGTTGTGCTGAGTCAGCTGGAGGTGTTAAATTGCGAGCGAACATAAAATCCCTCTCCTGATTGGGCCTTTTCAGAGACAGatgtctccccctctgcttctaacagcagctgttgtttctgttgtgtgCAGCACTTTGTGTCAGAGCACAGGTACCTGACATGGCTCCTGGTCTGACAGCAGACACTTTGGCAGCAGGCAGGGACGCAGCCAGGGCGGGATACTGTGGGAACATGGTGGGAGCAGTGATCGTCACATCGCTGCTGTCGGCGGCATGAGTCGGAGCGTTGGTTTCCTCCTCATCGGCATGCCACGTGCAAACTTTAACTGGAGGCTCGTTGGTGCCGCTCTCTCCCTCATGTCCCTCTGATCCATGTTCTGTAGAGACAGTTTAttgttagggactgttcgttacttgtGAGGCggaggggtggtgcaaaaaggggaGATATGTCGAATAATGTTTTAAGTACTGGGGAgggacattttttatttagacttaggggaggggcataccACTTTAAACAGTTATGATTTGGACTTGTTTTACAGGCAAATTAAggcatgtgttgttgtttttgtttgtttgtttttatcaccaaaattacaccatttattatagtcagaaactgtaaaaacagaaattatcctTGGATTTTAAAATTCCCAACAGTCCTTGGACACGTCATGTGTGATGAATATgtcagtcagaaaaaaaaataataatctgagtttaaaataatgttttttatttaaaatcactttattctgtgttatataaaatttggccaaaattAAACTATTTGCACGAACTAACCACCATGCACAATAAGAGTGAAAAATCCAACTACAGGATTTCGTCTTCAACTTTTAGCTTTCAAACATGgaagggtaagttttaaaagggagggtcatgcattttctaCCAGTCACTCAGAGAAGCTCAAGGAGGGGAGggtcaaaattaaaacaaaacaaaacaaaaacaaaacaaagccacACCCCAGGCATCCCCCTCctttgataaataaagaacagtcccttacatGGTCACAGATTATATATAAATGCAGACAACTCGACCTCAAGTGCTTTTTATACAAAAGAATGTGactatatatttatttatttatttatttattttggccaCCGACAGTGGCAGCAAAGCCTGTCGGTGAAgtaaatcactctgactggcagttcagctcagcacacaagACGAATTCAGGAacaaaacagaagtgaggaaagtaaacaaagagctaaagtcttTATCCACTGAGCTTTTTAACAGAAAAGTTTCttgatggtttgtgtttttgttcactagcacacattaaatatgctctgttctgtcAACATTTAATTGTGTTGtaaatgtgctaactggctaactagcatcatgacggtcttccagtttccctttttgtaaGACGAACACAGACTACTGCCAATCTGCTGGTGTGGAACGTTCTTTCCTCCCACAGAGGCGCAGAACATATATGATGGTTGACCGACTGCTGTGGTCTTTACAGTCTGTTCATGTGCTACATTTTTGGCTAAAACGCAGCGATATCTGGCCACGCAGcaggtttggtgtgtctgggccttaagacCTACACAGCCGTGGACAAAAAGGTGCGAGTGCATTTGCTACTAACACAAAGAGTCTGTCTGAAACCAGCAATGACAGTGAGCTGCACTGTGCTCTGCTTTGTGCAGCACTTCCTGATGGAACCAACAATTGTTTGACCTTGTTGGttaaaaactttttaatttcttcagTTAACTAATCAATTCATGACCAATTATTGCAGCTCTTTTTACAATACTTTTGATTGAGGATGGACGATGCTGCAGTGgtttcagagacatattttcTAACCTTCTTTTTCCTCCACAAAGAGCAAGCTACACTTGTTGGTGCCCCTTTTTTGGTggactattcctttaaactcaCCATTGATGCCAGCAGTGGTGATCTCAGTCACGACCTCCTGCTCGTTAGAGGCATCATCAGATTCCTCAGTGACAGGCAGCTCAGCGCTGTGTTCCTGCTCAGAGCGAGACTCCTGTAGTGTGGAGGAGGAAGGCTCTGGCTCCCAGCCGGGTGTGAGGGTCAGATGAGGGATCAATGTGATTTTTATATCTGATGAAGATGATGGTGGATCAGTGGCATCCTCATTGTCATTTTCCTCTGAAGTGTGGTCCGTTGAGTGAGCTGGATTTGTCAGCAGCAGTTCCGGTGTCACCTCTGGGCTTTCTCCTGAGGATTCACCTGATCCCTCTCTGGCATCTCGCTCCGTCCCCTCCGGATCACTTTCTGTGATATTTTGGGGTGTGTTGAGAAATACCGCTGGGCTTTCTCCTAATACCTCCTGTTCAAGTTTGTCCTGGATGTCCTCCTGAGGTTCGGCCCCAGATGAAGTATTGCTTTCGGGTATGAAGGTTATAATCTCTGGGGAGCTGGCTTCAACCTCCACAGCAGGTGGAGACAGGGTTACAGATACAGGGGATGTCATCAGAGTAACTGGATCACTGTTTAAGACCGGAGCGTTCACACTGGAGTCGTCTGTGGCTGCGATGACCTCTGCTGTGGCTGTGATGACCTCTGCTGTGGCTGTGATGACCTCTGCTGTGGTTGTGATGACCTCTGCTGTGGAGACGTCTTCAGGGTGGAAGTGTCCGCTCTGGTCTGTTTGATCATCTGGTGCTGTCTCCCCTGACGTGCCATCAGACTCCTCATCAGTATGATCGACCAGGATGGACAACTCCACAGTTACTTCTGGGTGCTCCGTGGTGTGATCATCACCTGTCAAGAAAAAAGGGATCATctgaaatgagattttaaaaacatcttttcctGCAGAAATTTAGTTTGAACATGGAAAACTCCAGCAGGACATAAAAAAGAAGTTAATGATAACAATGCAGGTGAAGTGTGTGCTGTCATTTGTAGACATGTAGGCTACTTAATATACTATTTGCACTTTATTTGTGAGGATATGTTTGTAGCCATGTTAGCAGTGAGGCTCTAGGAATGCCGACGTTGGGTCAAAGTGAAATATCtcagatggattgccatgagaCCCCACTGCCACAGACAATGACAGTCCCTAGTAAAGATGAATCTTAATGACTCTGGTGATCCCGTGAtttttcatctagcaccactaAGGCTGGATATCACCGAAGGCCCTGATACAGTATCATATCACCACAATACTTAAAGAATAACTTTGGCATTTTTCGATCTAGACCCTATTTTAATGTGTAAATTGATCGAAGAGACTGATGTGACCAACAGTTTTGAAAATTGGTGCATTGTTGAGCGAAACGggcagcagccagcagccagcagccacgGGACGGGCTGCAATGGAAGCACATGGGGCAATTGTACGCCGTCACTGTATCTCaattaaaagtggttattttcaccacggacaggctcagattgttattgtaagtgtgTCTTTACCCCTTACTTGATCCTGTCTGTTTGTCCGCACACCGTCTAACTTGTAAGTTTTCTACAAGTTTTATTCATCTCGTCCTTCTCCTACGCACCTGTTTGAAAATAGATTTGCAAAGTGTTCGTTCGTTTAAGGAGTATAATAATCAGAGTAGTTTACAGAAAACgtatttcagtgttttctaaaacattttcaatattaTGGATGATTATCCAGATGATTTCAACACCGTGGCTTTGAATTTGATCGCATGAAGAGAGGACAAGGGGCTCGTACAATATCTAACATTACCATCATCATTCCCTGCCAGTAGCTAACGCCTTGATGTGTGGGAAGGGCAAATGTAagcataaaatataataaaatatattataggTCGTATAATACCGAAGCATATATATTTTTCtaccacacacactgcagcatagatagtttcagcttgttgatatcacttattttattattatgagtATCAGCTGATGAAATTGGGTAATCAGTCTATACAGATTTGTTATTATCAGTACTGAATCAGTTGATATTTTGCGCCTCCTAATCGGTTATTGATTAATTGTTGTCGTTATCCTGCCATGCTTTCATATGTAATGTTATGCAATGTACACAtaataacgttagctaataGCATTAGCCTGCCTCCACTTGTCTGCAGCAGGTAAATTTGCTCTTGGAACAGgagggtttttttaaaaaaaaaagaaaattagctctggatttcttctcctctttgagATACTGTAGTCATCCTGATCAAAATGGTCACTGCAGACCTGCAGGTCTTCATGCTCAGTGTGAGGACAGGAGAGCAggatccatttgtagcacaactagccaaaACTTCAGCGTGTCCATTTCCAACAAAGATAGTTGGTTGGTGACAGCTGCTTGAAGTACAGCTCCCCATTTTGTCGGTGCAGGTTGGAAATGTGCAAACACTAAACACTCTTTGCAACATAAGCATTTTACCTCTGTGTGGGTGTAGGGTCACAGATACCATAAGAACACTTGCAGTCTCCCAGCTTCATGTCCTGCAGCTGGTTCCCCCTCTGCTGCCTGTGgtccctctctctctactcACCTGCTATTTGTCCATAtaaagagacacttcagacacttataatgacaatctgagcctgtctgtgGCAAAAAGAACCACTTTTAATGGGTATATAGTGATGGTGTTCAGTTGCCCCATGTGCTTCCATTGCAGTCCATTTAAATATGTCTTTCTACTCATTGATCCCTCCTACACCAACGCTGCCACATAACCGCTGCTGCTGGCCAAGCTTTACCTCCACCACCCCACCCTTCACCATTCTAATTCAGAGTCCTAACATGGCTCTAAGGTTTAATGGTATTTAATGTCTTGCTTGGTCCCACTCTCAGCATAGCTTGCTTCTTTTCTAATCTAGGGAGCACCTCAAGAGTGGAGCCCTCAGCACCAAACAcaactgtatttccatttgttgcaataaatgattaaatctAAGACAAGTGTTACTGACTGAAGAATATTATTGTGATGTAAAACTTTGTgttatgctgagtattgcaataacatACACTGCAATCTAATGTAACttgttatctttttttaattgcaaactaTGTCTAGATCCGTTTGAcctcataagataaagtttttagTCTTTTCGTCTTACTTACAAAACGTACCCAGTGGacagaaaagtaaaatatgacaaaaaaatccaGCGTTtctcacacattcatttatttgtgatgGCCGGCTATGATTAAAGAATCGGCTGCCACATATTGactttctatttttggagcttgaccGTTCATTAGTtgcactgttggaatatatCTACACTCTTGCAGCGCAGAGCATACTCAGTGCAAAGTGAAACGTAACCGTTCATTGCCCTATATCTAAAaatttgctttcactcacaaacagctgctcctctcatctatcgatctgatctgatcagctctgaacaAATCGACTGATTAATTATCCACCCTGCAACTCAAACtctacaaactgctgctgctgaggatgaAAGAAGAGTTCTGTCTGTGCTGCGTTCATGGACCCACAACAACCTCAAAATTTAGAGATACACAAGATCacacaggaaagaaaaagaaaaaaacttaaaatagtTTTAGCCTTAATGACAGTCAAATATCAGGTCACTATGACATCTTCATTGTACACATACCTGAATCAGACGTAGGGACCAGCTCAGAGGGGGAAGAGGTGTCCACACCAGCCAAACTTTGAGTCacagtgttttgtgtctcctcccCTCCAGATGCCTCTTCTGTTGGAAGGCTCTCAGGCGTACTGTTGTCAAAGGATGGCAGCAGAGTGGTGGAGTGAACATCTGTTTCCTCGGTGTGGGGTGAAGAAGTCACGGCTGATATCTCCTCAACAGGCCCAGCGCTGGCCTCTTCTGGCTGCCCTGAAACATCATAAGAGGTGCTCAAGTAGACGAGCTCAACTTCAGAGGCGAGTTCCAGGTGGTCATCTGGAGTGTGGTCCTCTTGAAGAACAGGAAGGTCGCCCTCCTGAGGAGCCACTGGAGAGCTGCTGAAGAGCTCATTTGCATCAGTTCCAGATGTTGCAGTAACAGCTGGCGTATCCAGGCTGTCAGTCACAGAGATATGATGCTCTGAGGGCTCTCCGCTCTCTGAAGCTGTTGCATCAGTTGTGGGTAAAGTGGAGTTTTCACTAACAGTTACTACGCCATCAGCCGTTGGATGAGTCGTTGGAAGTGTGTGAGACTCTTCgtgatctgtgtctgtgttttcttcagGTGCAGGCTGATAAGACTCTGGGTAGCTGGCCTTCTCTATGACCTCGTGCACCTGATGCTCAGCTGGAGGAGTGACAGTCTGATGAACATCCACCTTCTCATAACCCAATGTTGGGGAGTGAGCCTCCACCGGGCCCTGCTTTACGGGATTGGCTGTCTGGGCATGTTGGACCTCTTCACCCTCCTTAGCCGTCACCTCGCTCAGGCTgaacccctcctcctccacctcctccacctcctcctctgcaggATTAGTTAAGAAAACAATGTCCTGGCCAATGTCCTCTGGCTCCGTGGCAAGAAAATCCTGAGGAGATTCTGTGTAAGGGCCATTATGGCCTGGAATAAAGAGCAGAGTTAGAAAATGTTATTCATAATGTTCGGGATTTGATTGGACCTACTCCTAATGCCACTACGGGAAAAACTTGGTTGAGAGTTTAGCAAGAAAGCTCATTAGCATgtaagaaagaagaaagagcaTCTGTGATCTCCGTCACAAGAGTTAACAAGTGGCAAGCGACACTAACTATAGCATTTGTGGTTAATCTGTACCAATCAGCCTTAATTTTACCTTCAGCCAAACCAATTTGG
This DNA window, taken from Epinephelus moara isolate mb chromosome 6, YSFRI_EMoa_1.0, whole genome shotgun sequence, encodes the following:
- the bcan gene encoding brevican core protein, whose amino-acid sequence is MKLDVPLPVLLCTICLLVLPSSSTHHHESDDSKLLQVTIPTTPPVVAVLGGSLTLPCLVSLAHPPPSPSTNGRHAVLSLPRVKWSVLTQGRETEILVARGDRVRVSEAYKDRASLLNYAYSPADLTLRLESLRQNDTGFYRCEVQQGLEDADDVAQVKVKGVVFHYRDASSRYAFTFERAREACEEIGAEIATPEQLLAAYHSGYEQCDAGWLSDHSVRYPIHTPREGCFGDMDGLPGVRNYGLLEPDELYDVYCYVENIDGEVFHGSAPQRFTFWEAKAYCLSHGAELVTTAQLYAAWNDGLNLCSPGWLADGSVRYPIVTPRERCGGGEPGVRTVYRYSNQTGFPEAHTRHDVYCFRSHNGPYTESPQDFLATEPEDIGQDIVFLTNPAEEEVEEVEEEGFSLSEVTAKEGEEVQHAQTANPVKQGPVEAHSPTLGYEKVDVHQTVTPPAEHQVHEVIEKASYPESYQPAPEENTDTDHEESHTLPTTHPTADGVVTVSENSTLPTTDATASESGEPSEHHISVTDSLDTPAVTATSGTDANELFSSSPVAPQEGDLPVLQEDHTPDDHLELASEVELVYLSTSYDVSGQPEEASAGPVEEISAVTSSPHTEETDVHSTTLLPSFDNSTPESLPTEEASGGEETQNTVTQSLAGVDTSSPSELVPTSDSGDDHTTEHPEVTVELSILVDHTDEESDGTSGETAPDDQTDQSGHFHPEDVSTAEVITTTAEVITATAEVITATAEVIAATDDSSVNAPVLNSDPVTLMTSPVSVTLSPPAVEVEASSPEIITFIPESNTSSGAEPQEDIQDKLEQEVLGESPAVFLNTPQNITESDPEGTERDAREGSGESSGESPEVTPELLLTNPAHSTDHTSEENDNEDATDPPSSSSDIKITLIPHLTLTPGWEPEPSSSTLQESRSEQEHSAELPVTEESDDASNEQEVVTEITTAGINEHGSEGHEGESGTNEPPVKVCTWHADEEETNAPTHAADSSDVTITAPTMFPQYPALAASLPAAKVSAVRPGAMSDSCLENPCLNGGTCVDGESTQCLCLPGYGGDLCQTDVEVCEPGWEKFQSFCYRHFAKRQSWEAAEQHCRMCGGHLLSVMTPEEQDYINDKYREYQWIGLNDRTIEGDFRWSDGNPLLYENWFRGQPDSYFLSGEDCAVMVWHDGGRWSDVPCNYHLSYTCKKGISSCGEPPKVPNAKVFGKKHLRYETNTKVRYYCEDGFVQKLNPVIKCLPGGQWEEPLIACIPTPLMEEDPVTSLPSQHEVVMEAMEVMGSATEKAAPLFWDIKWNV